The stretch of DNA ATGTTTAACCCCGAAACGCCCCTTTTAACGGTTGACGGAATAATCAACGTTCAGGACGAAAACGGAAACTGGAAAGGCATCGTCCTCATAAAGAGAAAGTATCCGCCGGTAGGTCTTGCCCTTCCCGGCGGTTTCGTTGACGTTGGAGAAACAGTAGAACACGCCGTAATAAGAGAGATGAAAGAAGAAACAGGTCTTGACGTCGTAATAATCCGCCAGTTTAGAGTCTATTCAGACCCAAAAAGAGACCCCCGCAGACATACTGTCTCAGTAGTTTTTGAATGCGTGGCAAGAGGAGAACCCAAAGGCTCAGACGACGCAAAAACAGCTAAAATATTCTCCTACAGCGAAATACCCTTTGAAAAAATCGTATTTGACCACGCAGAGATAATAAAAGACTATCTATCGTTTACCCAGGCTGTATTCAAAAAAGTAAAGTAGGAGAAGCGATGGGATTTAAAGTAATCATTTTAGCAGCAGGAAAGGGAACGCGCTTTAAATCAGAACTACCAAAAGTTCTTCACAAAATATTAGGAAAGCCAATACTCTGGTTCGTCATAAAGGCAGCTTTAAGGAGCGGTGCAGAAGAAATCGTCACAGTAGTAGGACACAAAAAAGAGTTGGTAGAAGAGTTCTTAAAAGAAAACTTCCCCGGAGTTAAAACGGTCTATCAAAAAGAGCAACTCGGTACCGGCCACGCCGTAATGTGCGCAGAGGAACTTCTCAAAAACTAC from Desulfurobacterium pacificum encodes:
- a CDS encoding NUDIX hydrolase, with translation MFNPETPLLTVDGIINVQDENGNWKGIVLIKRKYPPVGLALPGGFVDVGETVEHAVIREMKEETGLDVVIIRQFRVYSDPKRDPRRHTVSVVFECVARGEPKGSDDAKTAKIFSYSEIPFEKIVFDHAEIIKDYLSFTQAVFKKVK